Proteins from a single region of Desulfovibrio sp. Huiquan2017:
- a CDS encoding ABC transporter permease subunit — protein MDFVGILAQPETINPLRLTLKALAVSGVLHLVVGVLIAYYLTSGKGPLRSIVDFLVTLPLVFPPIATGFILLLLLGRAGWLGRFSPVDIVFNFPGVVLASFVSGLPLMVKPVEAALKGDVRRLGEIAQVLGKSDWQTFWLVLLPNIRRNVTAGWFLALGRSLGEVGVTLMLGGNIIGKTNTLSLEIYNAVFSGEFDRAMVLAVVIGLFSLTIFAALKKLSAV, from the coding sequence ATGGACTTCGTCGGCATCCTGGCCCAGCCGGAAACCATCAATCCTCTCCGGCTCACCCTGAAGGCACTGGCCGTGTCCGGCGTGCTGCACCTTGTGGTCGGCGTACTCATCGCCTACTATCTGACCTCGGGCAAGGGACCACTGCGTTCGATCGTGGACTTTCTGGTCACCCTGCCCCTGGTCTTTCCGCCCATAGCCACCGGGTTCATCCTGCTTTTGCTCCTGGGACGGGCCGGGTGGCTGGGACGGTTCTCGCCGGTGGACATTGTCTTCAACTTCCCCGGCGTGGTCCTGGCCTCATTCGTGTCCGGCCTGCCGCTCATGGTCAAACCGGTGGAGGCGGCCCTCAAGGGCGATGTGCGACGGCTGGGCGAGATCGCCCAGGTCCTGGGCAAAAGCGACTGGCAGACCTTCTGGCTGGTGCTCCTGCCCAACATCCGGCGCAACGTGACCGCAGGCTGGTTTCTGGCCCTGGGCCGTTCCCTGGGCGAAGTCGGAGTGACGCTCATGCTCGGCGGCAACATCATCGGCAAGACCAACACGCTGTCGCTTGAAATTTATAACGCGGTCTTCAGCGGCGAATTCGATCGGGCCATGGTCCTGGCGGTGGTCATCGGTCTTTTCTCGCTGACTATCTTCGCCGCTCTAAAAAAATTGTCCGCCGTTTAG
- a CDS encoding DUF364 domain-containing protein: protein MRSILEIVHQKALDLWTKEGILDETITVTAAPLSVKEAIGTPEGTDFPIQKGKEKLMEANFRDARGQAFTDNYGNYAGTLREIAALPLENNYHRAVFISTMNAVCRSLGMTRNTVHCRDTGPAECARGVFQYIDDYYGKGRVTIIGFQPTLAQAVSSGTEVRLVDLDPDNIGQTKRGVLIEGGEATNDAIDWADLLLVTGTTLANSSIDLFLTGKPVLFYGTTIAGAASLMGWNRYCPQSS, encoded by the coding sequence ATGCGTTCCATCCTTGAAATCGTGCACCAAAAAGCCTTGGATCTCTGGACCAAGGAAGGTATTCTCGACGAAACCATTACCGTGACCGCCGCGCCCCTGAGCGTCAAAGAGGCCATCGGCACGCCCGAAGGCACTGACTTTCCCATTCAGAAGGGTAAGGAAAAACTCATGGAGGCCAATTTCCGCGATGCGCGCGGCCAGGCATTCACTGACAATTATGGCAATTATGCCGGAACACTGCGTGAGATCGCCGCACTTCCTCTGGAAAACAACTATCATCGGGCCGTGTTCATTTCGACCATGAACGCGGTGTGCCGCTCCCTGGGGATGACCCGGAACACGGTTCATTGCCGCGACACGGGGCCGGCCGAATGTGCCCGGGGCGTCTTTCAATATATCGACGACTATTACGGCAAGGGACGCGTAACCATCATCGGTTTCCAACCCACCCTGGCTCAGGCCGTAAGCAGCGGGACCGAGGTCCGGCTGGTGGACCTGGACCCGGACAACATCGGGCAGACCAAGCGCGGCGTGCTCATTGAAGGCGGCGAGGCGACCAACGACGCCATCGACTGGGCGGACCTCCTTCTGGTCACCGGCACCACCCTGGCCAACTCGTCAATCGACCTTTTTCTCACCGGCAAACCCGTGCTATTCTACGGCACGACCATTGCCGGAGCGGCCAGCCTCATGGGTTGGAATCGCTACTGTCCGCAGAGCAGTTAG
- a CDS encoding DUF922 domain-containing Zn-dependent protease, with the protein MIRRPLIVLAALLLMAAPAWADVVRTVSTEYYEVDGTTPPAIIASLKNSSPVNEGSTTYQANTRTDIRTTYNIEQRGDRCRIKNVVVHLRLIYLYPKLKHSVDFETRKWWKKFSRELEKHERIHGDISTKAAYKLSDTLERTPPGDCSGFKNRIKAQLRRIMDEMKRDQVAYDKLTQHGLKQQRNMGRYP; encoded by the coding sequence ATGATCCGCAGACCGCTTATCGTCCTCGCCGCCCTTCTGCTCATGGCCGCACCGGCCTGGGCCGATGTGGTGCGCACGGTCTCCACCGAATATTACGAGGTGGACGGAACCACTCCCCCGGCCATCATTGCGAGCCTGAAAAACAGCTCCCCCGTAAACGAAGGGTCCACGACCTACCAGGCCAACACACGCACGGACATCCGGACCACCTATAACATCGAGCAACGGGGCGACCGGTGCCGGATCAAAAACGTGGTCGTCCATCTCCGGCTGATCTATCTCTATCCCAAGCTCAAGCACAGCGTGGATTTCGAAACCCGCAAATGGTGGAAGAAATTCTCCCGCGAACTGGAAAAACATGAACGCATCCATGGCGATATTTCCACCAAGGCGGCCTACAAACTCAGCGACACTCTGGAACGGACCCCGCCCGGCGACTGCTCCGGATTCAAAAACAGAATCAAGGCTCAACTCCGCAGGATTATGGATGAAATGAAGAGAGACCAGGTGGCCTACGACAAACTCACCCAGCACGGCCTCAAGCAACAGCGAAACATGGGCCGCTACCCCTAG
- a CDS encoding FAD-dependent oxidoreductase translates to MAKKTQRIDGHENGVRVESRILEERIQNAVRQGARRLEIDAWGQHGIGGRLWISKEEPISVTLTGSPGQRIGSKGFPGTTIQVMGPASDDVGWLNAGAEIIVNGNASNGVCNAMAQGKVFIAGNIGSRGMTMTKTNPRFDPPELWVLGAVGDYFAEFMAGGTAVVCGHEAQNPGNVLGYRPCVGMVGGRIFVRGPIDGFSQSDSLMEPIDDAAWGWLVENLEQFLKKIKRSRLLKRLTRREEWQLIRAKTPFEKKGRVRRAMHDFRAGTWDAELGRGGIFGDLTDLDRSPIPLIVHGDLRRKVPVWENRKYMAPCQASCPTGMPVQKRWQLVRDGLVDEAVDLALAYTPFPATVCGYLCPNLCMQGCTRSTQQNMAAVDITKLGRQGHKSKAPELPPLSGKRVAVIGGGPAGISVAWQIRMKGHEAVVYDMAKTLGGKITAAIPYNRVPKEIVEAEVERAAKVIPHVHLQQQLKTKEFEELKQEYDFVILAIGAQKPRIIPVPGHERIYPALTFLKDAKAGTAKIGKRLVIIGAGNVGCDVATMAASVGAEDITLIDIQEPASFGKERKEAEAVGARFKWPCFTKEITDEGVLLQSGELLPADTVIMSIGDQPDVDFLPDNIALDRGHVVVNDDYQTTDSRVFAIGDAVRPGLLTHAIGHGRRAAEVIDDIFNNRRPQSDTREMIDYTRMTLEYFDPRVIEFSDANQCGAECSSCGSCRDCYICDTLCPQSAIKRVELPDGGFERVVDPDKCIACGFCADACPCGIWDMKNPAPME, encoded by the coding sequence ATGGCAAAGAAAACACAGCGCATAGACGGACACGAGAACGGTGTCCGCGTGGAATCCCGCATCCTGGAGGAGCGCATCCAGAACGCGGTCCGGCAGGGCGCGCGCCGGTTGGAGATCGACGCCTGGGGCCAGCACGGCATTGGCGGCAGGCTCTGGATTTCCAAGGAAGAGCCCATTTCCGTAACCCTCACCGGCTCGCCTGGCCAGCGCATTGGTTCCAAGGGGTTCCCGGGCACGACCATCCAGGTCATGGGCCCGGCCTCGGACGACGTGGGCTGGCTGAACGCGGGCGCGGAGATCATCGTCAACGGCAATGCATCCAACGGTGTGTGCAACGCCATGGCCCAGGGCAAGGTTTTCATCGCGGGCAACATCGGCTCGCGCGGCATGACCATGACCAAGACCAACCCCCGTTTCGACCCGCCCGAACTATGGGTCCTGGGGGCGGTGGGCGACTACTTCGCCGAGTTCATGGCCGGAGGCACGGCCGTGGTCTGCGGGCATGAGGCTCAGAATCCCGGGAACGTCCTCGGCTATCGTCCCTGCGTGGGCATGGTCGGCGGCCGCATCTTCGTGCGCGGCCCCATTGACGGGTTTTCCCAATCTGATTCGCTCATGGAGCCCATCGACGATGCGGCCTGGGGCTGGCTGGTCGAGAATCTCGAACAGTTCCTCAAGAAAATCAAACGGTCGCGGTTGCTGAAAAGATTGACCCGCCGCGAGGAGTGGCAGCTCATCCGGGCCAAGACTCCCTTCGAAAAGAAGGGCAGGGTACGCCGCGCCATGCATGATTTCCGGGCCGGAACCTGGGACGCGGAACTGGGCAGAGGAGGTATCTTCGGCGACCTGACCGACCTGGACCGCTCGCCCATTCCGCTCATCGTGCACGGCGACCTGCGCCGCAAGGTACCCGTGTGGGAAAACCGCAAGTACATGGCTCCGTGCCAGGCCAGTTGCCCCACGGGCATGCCTGTACAGAAACGCTGGCAGCTTGTCCGCGACGGACTGGTGGACGAGGCCGTGGACCTGGCCCTCGCCTATACGCCGTTCCCGGCCACGGTCTGCGGTTACCTCTGCCCGAACCTGTGCATGCAGGGCTGTACCCGCTCCACGCAGCAGAACATGGCCGCCGTGGACATCACCAAGCTCGGCCGCCAGGGCCACAAATCCAAGGCTCCCGAGCTGCCGCCCTTGTCCGGCAAGCGTGTGGCCGTCATCGGCGGCGGCCCGGCCGGCATCTCCGTGGCCTGGCAGATCCGCATGAAGGGGCATGAGGCCGTGGTCTACGATATGGCCAAGACCTTGGGCGGCAAGATCACCGCCGCCATTCCCTACAATCGCGTACCCAAGGAGATCGTCGAGGCCGAGGTCGAACGCGCCGCCAAGGTCATTCCGCACGTGCACCTGCAACAGCAACTGAAGACCAAGGAATTCGAGGAACTCAAGCAGGAGTACGACTTCGTCATTCTGGCCATCGGCGCCCAAAAGCCGCGCATTATCCCGGTGCCCGGCCACGAGCGTATCTATCCGGCTCTGACATTCCTCAAGGACGCTAAGGCGGGCACTGCCAAGATCGGCAAGCGGCTGGTCATCATCGGCGCGGGCAATGTGGGCTGCGACGTGGCTACCATGGCCGCCTCAGTGGGGGCCGAGGATATCACCCTCATCGACATCCAGGAACCGGCTTCCTTCGGCAAGGAACGCAAGGAGGCCGAGGCCGTGGGCGCTCGCTTCAAGTGGCCCTGCTTTACCAAGGAGATCACCGACGAGGGTGTCCTGCTGCAATCCGGGGAACTGCTTCCGGCGGACACGGTCATCATGTCCATCGGCGATCAGCCGGACGTGGACTTCCTGCCCGACAACATCGCTCTGGATCGCGGCCACGTGGTCGTCAACGACGACTACCAGACCACGGATTCGAGGGTCTTCGCCATCGGCGACGCCGTCCGGCCCGGTTTGCTGACCCACGCCATCGGCCACGGTCGCCGGGCTGCCGAAGTCATCGACGACATCTTCAACAACCGCCGTCCGCAAAGCGATACTCGCGAGATGATCGACTATACCCGCATGACGCTCGAATATTTCGATCCGCGTGTCATCGAGTTCAGCGACGCCAACCAGTGCGGCGCGGAATGTTCCAGTTGCGGTTCCTGCCGCGATTGCTACATCTGCGACACCCTCTGTCCGCAAAGCGCCATCAAGCGCGTGGAGCTGCCCGACGGCGGTTTCGAGCGCGTGGTCGATCCCGACAAGTGCATAGCCTGCGGCTTCTGCGCCGACGCTTGCCCTTGCGGTATCTGGGACATGAAAAATCCGGCCCCTATGGAATAG